The Silvibacterium dinghuense DNA window ATCGCCTGGGGATGGAGAAAATACCCTCGCAGATCGCTAAGAGGGCAGCGATCGGAGATCCAGAGGAGAACGTTCTCAGTGAGGATGGTACTACGCGACTGGAGACGGAATAGAACTTCTTCCAGAGCACGATCAAAGGTTGAGGACAGCAGAGGGAGGAACCACTCCTCTGCTGTCTGCCTATCTTGAGACGTCCGGCTCAAAGGAAATGCCAATCAGGTCAGCTGTGCGCTGCCGAGCGGCCGTCCTTCCAGATCGATGCCGAGCTTCTCCACAGCAATCTCGATCTGCTTGATGGCGTCCAGAATCTCCGGCGTCGGCTCAATATCGAGCGACTTCAGAGCGCGATGCGGATCCTCGACCAGCTCCTTGCGGAAATGAGCATCGGTAAGGACCTTATGGTAGAGCTTTTCGAACTGAGACATTTCTTACCTTCCGGAAAGGAACATAACAGTGTTACCGATGCCGGTCAATGCGGTTACCGATGCGACAACAGCGCTGCTCTATTGCGCGCCGCGCAGCGCCTGCGAGAAGCTCGGGATCGTTGCCTTGCCATTGAAGACCGACTCCTCTTCCTGGGCAACGCTGTCTC harbors:
- a CDS encoding Os1348 family NHLP clan protein, with protein sequence MSQFEKLYHKVLTDAHFRKELVEDPHRALKSLDIEPTPEILDAIKQIEIAVEKLGIDLEGRPLGSAQLT